One segment of Vespa velutina chromosome 17, iVesVel2.1, whole genome shotgun sequence DNA contains the following:
- the LOC124955042 gene encoding phospholipase D2 isoform X4 codes for MKGKEGIVLKRTGSGARSRCNFCGLLEGMFCVRCNHFCASICGKWHSRHLIVKDTFIAYIDPKDGKLKSVILMDNAFGISFGMYTTGLRNGLQIINLSRHIVFKCWTRRQAKEWMEFIQQVINTEGKDFIQTNPHNSFAPYRSSIPATWFVDGCNYMSAIADALENAKEEIFIADWWLSPEIYMKRPPINGDYWRLDVILQRKAMKGIKVFIMIYKEVEVALGINSFYSKQRLVEKCPENIKVLRHPDHARVGVFLWAHHEKIVVVDQSIAFLGGIDLCYGRWDNNEHRLIDLGSVQHSSIYIPSKGKTVNTSSKRVTRCNIRNHVLLPLAIATNTIAMATTKTIPVLPIVSKQLKEEYLPQLNANELIIMPTPQEFDTMKCNTPEPQRKNLFDMAITTVGKVKDNIKIKRKELINMVYNPHEGSDSEHDEIDNATVLRPLGSGEEILTTDIFEIPDTTKLWLGKDYTNFIVKDFNDLEKPYRDLVDRSTTPRMPWHDVGVLIQGSAARDVARHFIQRWNAIKIEKAKLNPSYPFLLPKSYKDFRNNATMFIPQNNIQNVKCQVLRSVSSWSAGFLDSNVREASIQEAYIQAISKAERYIYIENQFFITLATMEINYVKNRIGETLLKRILRAHREGAIFRVFIVMPLLPGFEGEVGGPTGTALRAITHWNYASISRGRNSILNRLIEAGISDPSEYITFHGLRTHSMLNGTLVTELIYVHSKLMIVDDNTVICGSANINDRSMIATRDSEIAVIIQDLEFDEGRMNDIAFPCGKFAGSFRKQLFREHLGLLKNNEDINLTDIIKESFYKDIWCKRSKNNTEIYEEVFHCIPTNKVVNFATLKQYQDEASLNSTDTILAQEMVDNIKGHLVDMPLNFLCNEDLKPAASTVEGIMPTALWT; via the exons ATGAAAGGTAAAGAGGGTATAGTACTGAAACGTACCGGTTCAGGAGCTAGAAGTAGATGTAATTTCTGTGGTTTACTCGAAGGCATGTTTTGTGTCAGATGCAATCATTTTTGTGCTTCGATCTGCGGCAAATGGCATTCTCGGCATCTAATTGTTAAAGATACCTTTATAGCATATATAGATCCTAAAGATGGCAAATTGAAATCCGTTATTTTAATGGATAATGCTTTTGGTATTAGTTTTGGAATGTATACAACGGGATTAAGAAATggattacaaataataaatctaagtAGACATATTGTTTTCAAATGTTGGACACGTAGACAAGCTAAAGAATGGATGGAATTTATACAACAAGTTATTAATACAGaag gaaAAGATTTTATACAAACAAATCCACATAATTCCTTTGCTCCGTATCGCTCTTCCATACCGGCAACTTGGTTTGTGGATGGTTGCAATTATATGTCAGCTATAGCTGATGCATTAGAAAATGCCAAAGAGGAAATTTTTATTGCGGATTGGTGGCTCTCTCcagaaatttatatgaaacgtCCACCGATAAATGGAGATTATTGGAGATTAGATGtgattttacaaagaaaagca aTGAAAGGCATTAAAGTATTCATAATGATATACAAAGAGGTGGAAGTCGCATTGGGTATAAATAGTTTCTATAGTAAACAACGACTTGTAGAAAAATGTcctgaaaatattaaagttttGAGACATCCAGATCATGCAAGAGTTGGTGTATTTCTTTGGGCACATCATGAAAAAATTGTAGTAGTCGATCAAAGCATCGCATTTCTTGGTGGTATTGATCTATGTTATGGTAGATGGGACAACAATGAACATAGATTAATTGATTTAG gGTCGGTACAACATTCCAGTATATATATTCcgtcaaaaggaaaaacagtAAATACGAGTAGTAAACGTGTAACAAGATGTAACATTCGTAATCACGTATTACTTCCATTAGCTATTGCAACTAATACAATAGCAATGGCAACTACAAAAACTATACCAGTATT ACCTATTGTAAGTAAgcaattaaaagaagaatatttacCTCAATTGAATgcaaatgaattaattataatgccAACTCCACAAGAATTTGATACTATGAAATGCAATACTCCAGAGccacaaagaaaaaatttatttgacatGGCAATAACAACAGTTGGAAAAGTAaaggataatataaaaataaaacgtaaggAACTTATAAATATGGTATATAATCCTCATGAAGGAAGTGATAGCGAACACGATGAGATTGATAATGCAACTGTTCTAAGACCACTTGGAAGTGGTGAAGAAATTTTAACAAcagatatatttgaaattcctGATACAACTAAACTTTGGCTTGGAAAggattatacaaattttatcgtAAAGGATTTTAATGATTTGGAAAAACCTTATAGAGATTTAGTCGATAGAAGTACTACTCCTAGAATGCCCTGGCACGATGTAGGTGTTTTAATACAAGGATCAGCAGCTAGGGACGTTGCTAGACATTTTATTCAACGTTGGAATgctattaaaatagaaaaagcaaaattaaATCCTTCTTATCCATTTCTATTGCCAAAATCTTATAAAGATTTTAGAAATAATGCTACAATGTTCATTccacaaaataatatacaaaatgtcAAATGTCAAGTATTACGATCAGTTAGTTCATGGTCAGCTGGATTTCTTGATTCAAATGTAAGAGAAGCTAGTATACAAGAAGCATATATTCAAGCAATAAGTAAGgctgaaagatatatatacatagaaaatcaattttttataacacttgcaacaatggaaataaattatgtGAAGAATCGTATTGGTGAgactttattaaaaagaattttacgaGCTCATAGAGAAGGTGCCATTTTTAGAGTATTCATCGTGATGCCTTTATTACCTGGATTCGAGGGTGAAGTTGGTGGTCCAACTGGAACTGCATTACGTGCCATAACACATTGGAATTATGCATCTATATCAAGAGGTAGAAATTctatattaaatcgattaattgaaGCAGGTATATCGGATCCTAGCGAATATATAACATTCCATGGATTAAGAACTCATTCTATGCTCAATGGTACTCTGGTGACTGAACTCATCTATGTTCACAGTAAGCTAATGATTGTAGATGATAATACAGTAATTTGTGGTTCCGctaatataaatgatagaaGTATGATAGCTACTAGAGATAGTGAGATAGCTGTTATTATTCAa gATTTAGAATTCGACGAGGGAAGAATGAACGATATAGCATTTCCTTGTGGCAAATTTGCTGGATCATTCAGAAAGCAATTATTTCGTGAACACTTAGGATTATTGAAAAACAATGAAGATATTAACCTAActgatataattaaagaaagtttctataaagatatatggtgcaagagaagtaaaaataatactgaAATATACGAAGAAGTATTCCATTGCATTCCAACTAACAAAGTTGTTAATTTTGCTACTTTAAAACAGTATCAAGATGAAGCCTCTCTCAATTCTACAGATACAATTTTAGCTCAAGAAATGGTAGATAATATTAAG GGTCATTTGGTTGATATGCCATTGAATTTCTTATGCAACGAAGATCTAAAACCTGCAGCTAGTACAGTTGAAGGAATAATGCCGACAGCTTTATGGActtaa
- the LOC124955042 gene encoding phospholipase D2 isoform X3, with amino-acid sequence MKDRGALPRFPNKPDVLVPYEQLNDRMKVLEDYLGNLIKMDIYKHHPETINFLGLSYLSFIADLGMKGKEGIVLKRTGSGARSRCNFCGLLEGMFCVRCNHFCASICGKWHSRHLIVKDTFIAYIDPKDGKLKSVILMDNAFGISFGMYTTGLRNGLQIINLSRHIVFKCWTRRQAKEWMEFIQQVINTEGKDFIQTNPHNSFAPYRSSIPATWFVDGCNYMSAIADALENAKEEIFIADWWLSPEIYMKRPPINGDYWRLDVILQRKAMKGIKVFIMIYKEVEVALGINSFYSKQRLVEKCPENIKVLRHPDHARVGVFLWAHHEKIVVVDQSIAFLGGIDLCYGRWDNNEHRLIDLGSVQHSSIYIPSKGKTVNTSSKRVTRCNIRNHVLLPLAIATNTIAMATTKTIPVLPIVSKQLKEEYLPQLNANELIIMPTPQEFDTMKCNTPEPQRKNLFDMAITTVGKVKDNIKIKRKELINMVYNPHEGSDSEHDEIDNATVLRPLGSGEEILTTDIFEIPDTTKLWLGKDYTNFIVKDFNDLEKPYRDLVDRSTTPRMPWHDVGVLIQGSAARDVARHFIQRWNAIKIEKAKLNPSYPFLLPKSYKDFRNNATMFIPQNNIQNVKCQVLRSVSSWSAGFLDSNVREASIQEAYIQAISKAERYIYIENQFFITLATMEINYVKNRIGETLLKRILRAHREGAIFRVFIVMPLLPGFEGEVGGPTGTALRAITHWNYASISRGRNSILNRLIEAGISDPSEYITFHGLRTHSMLNGTLVTELIYVHSKLMIVDDNTVICGSANINDRSMIATRDSEIAVIIQDLEFDEGRMNDIAFPCGKFAGSFRKQLFREHLGLLKNNEDINLTDIIKESFYKDIWCKRSKNNTEIYEEVFHCIPTNKVVNFATLKQYQDEASLNSTDTILAQEMVDNIKGHLVDMPLNFLCNEDLKPAASTVEGIMPTALWT; translated from the exons atgaaagacaGAGGTGCTTTACCAAG atttccAAATAAACCAGACGTTTTAGTACCTTATGAACAATTAAATGATAGAATGAAAGTTCTTGAAGATTATCTTggtaatttgattaaaatggatatttataaacatCATCCAGAAAcg atCAACTTTTTGGGATTATCTTATCTATCATTTATCGCTGATTTAGGAATGAAAGGTAAAGAGGGTATAGTACTGAAACGTACCGGTTCAGGAGCTAGAAGTAGATGTAATTTCTGTGGTTTACTCGAAGGCATGTTTTGTGTCAGATGCAATCATTTTTGTGCTTCGATCTGCGGCAAATGGCATTCTCGGCATCTAATTGTTAAAGATACCTTTATAGCATATATAGATCCTAAAGATGGCAAATTGAAATCCGTTATTTTAATGGATAATGCTTTTGGTATTAGTTTTGGAATGTATACAACGGGATTAAGAAATggattacaaataataaatctaagtAGACATATTGTTTTCAAATGTTGGACACGTAGACAAGCTAAAGAATGGATGGAATTTATACAACAAGTTATTAATACAGaag gaaAAGATTTTATACAAACAAATCCACATAATTCCTTTGCTCCGTATCGCTCTTCCATACCGGCAACTTGGTTTGTGGATGGTTGCAATTATATGTCAGCTATAGCTGATGCATTAGAAAATGCCAAAGAGGAAATTTTTATTGCGGATTGGTGGCTCTCTCcagaaatttatatgaaacgtCCACCGATAAATGGAGATTATTGGAGATTAGATGtgattttacaaagaaaagca aTGAAAGGCATTAAAGTATTCATAATGATATACAAAGAGGTGGAAGTCGCATTGGGTATAAATAGTTTCTATAGTAAACAACGACTTGTAGAAAAATGTcctgaaaatattaaagttttGAGACATCCAGATCATGCAAGAGTTGGTGTATTTCTTTGGGCACATCATGAAAAAATTGTAGTAGTCGATCAAAGCATCGCATTTCTTGGTGGTATTGATCTATGTTATGGTAGATGGGACAACAATGAACATAGATTAATTGATTTAG gGTCGGTACAACATTCCAGTATATATATTCcgtcaaaaggaaaaacagtAAATACGAGTAGTAAACGTGTAACAAGATGTAACATTCGTAATCACGTATTACTTCCATTAGCTATTGCAACTAATACAATAGCAATGGCAACTACAAAAACTATACCAGTATT ACCTATTGTAAGTAAgcaattaaaagaagaatatttacCTCAATTGAATgcaaatgaattaattataatgccAACTCCACAAGAATTTGATACTATGAAATGCAATACTCCAGAGccacaaagaaaaaatttatttgacatGGCAATAACAACAGTTGGAAAAGTAaaggataatataaaaataaaacgtaaggAACTTATAAATATGGTATATAATCCTCATGAAGGAAGTGATAGCGAACACGATGAGATTGATAATGCAACTGTTCTAAGACCACTTGGAAGTGGTGAAGAAATTTTAACAAcagatatatttgaaattcctGATACAACTAAACTTTGGCTTGGAAAggattatacaaattttatcgtAAAGGATTTTAATGATTTGGAAAAACCTTATAGAGATTTAGTCGATAGAAGTACTACTCCTAGAATGCCCTGGCACGATGTAGGTGTTTTAATACAAGGATCAGCAGCTAGGGACGTTGCTAGACATTTTATTCAACGTTGGAATgctattaaaatagaaaaagcaaaattaaATCCTTCTTATCCATTTCTATTGCCAAAATCTTATAAAGATTTTAGAAATAATGCTACAATGTTCATTccacaaaataatatacaaaatgtcAAATGTCAAGTATTACGATCAGTTAGTTCATGGTCAGCTGGATTTCTTGATTCAAATGTAAGAGAAGCTAGTATACAAGAAGCATATATTCAAGCAATAAGTAAGgctgaaagatatatatacatagaaaatcaattttttataacacttgcaacaatggaaataaattatgtGAAGAATCGTATTGGTGAgactttattaaaaagaattttacgaGCTCATAGAGAAGGTGCCATTTTTAGAGTATTCATCGTGATGCCTTTATTACCTGGATTCGAGGGTGAAGTTGGTGGTCCAACTGGAACTGCATTACGTGCCATAACACATTGGAATTATGCATCTATATCAAGAGGTAGAAATTctatattaaatcgattaattgaaGCAGGTATATCGGATCCTAGCGAATATATAACATTCCATGGATTAAGAACTCATTCTATGCTCAATGGTACTCTGGTGACTGAACTCATCTATGTTCACAGTAAGCTAATGATTGTAGATGATAATACAGTAATTTGTGGTTCCGctaatataaatgatagaaGTATGATAGCTACTAGAGATAGTGAGATAGCTGTTATTATTCAa gATTTAGAATTCGACGAGGGAAGAATGAACGATATAGCATTTCCTTGTGGCAAATTTGCTGGATCATTCAGAAAGCAATTATTTCGTGAACACTTAGGATTATTGAAAAACAATGAAGATATTAACCTAActgatataattaaagaaagtttctataaagatatatggtgcaagagaagtaaaaataatactgaAATATACGAAGAAGTATTCCATTGCATTCCAACTAACAAAGTTGTTAATTTTGCTACTTTAAAACAGTATCAAGATGAAGCCTCTCTCAATTCTACAGATACAATTTTAGCTCAAGAAATGGTAGATAATATTAAG GGTCATTTGGTTGATATGCCATTGAATTTCTTATGCAACGAAGATCTAAAACCTGCAGCTAGTACAGTTGAAGGAATAATGCCGACAGCTTTATGGActtaa
- the LOC124955042 gene encoding phospholipase D2 isoform X1, translating to MERTMSHDSEYDDALGVPDSLELTINENGDAINILNNEDNIEEIECTGIIPFSAIHNIPTKLKKYKQNIFIPCEEVHVRIIDNERSVTTHPLNPNLYTIEFTHGSFSWTIKKRYKHIQNLHNQLKIYRTSLNIPFPTKGHRERRNSLKCLAYSREKMKDRGALPRFPNKPDVLVPYEQLNDRMKVLEDYLGNLIKMDIYKHHPETINFLGLSYLSFIADLGMKGKEGIVLKRTGSGARSRCNFCGLLEGMFCVRCNHFCASICGKWHSRHLIVKDTFIAYIDPKDGKLKSVILMDNAFGISFGMYTTGLRNGLQIINLSRHIVFKCWTRRQAKEWMEFIQQVINTEGKDFIQTNPHNSFAPYRSSIPATWFVDGCNYMSAIADALENAKEEIFIADWWLSPEIYMKRPPINGDYWRLDVILQRKAMKGIKVFIMIYKEVEVALGINSFYSKQRLVEKCPENIKVLRHPDHARVGVFLWAHHEKIVVVDQSIAFLGGIDLCYGRWDNNEHRLIDLGSVQHSSIYIPSKGKTVNTSSKRVTRCNIRNHVLLPLAIATNTIAMATTKTIPVLPIVSKQLKEEYLPQLNANELIIMPTPQEFDTMKCNTPEPQRKNLFDMAITTVGKVKDNIKIKRKELINMVYNPHEGSDSEHDEIDNATVLRPLGSGEEILTTDIFEIPDTTKLWLGKDYTNFIVKDFNDLEKPYRDLVDRSTTPRMPWHDVGVLIQGSAARDVARHFIQRWNAIKIEKAKLNPSYPFLLPKSYKDFRNNATMFIPQNNIQNVKCQVLRSVSSWSAGFLDSNVREASIQEAYIQAISKAERYIYIENQFFITLATMEINYVKNRIGETLLKRILRAHREGAIFRVFIVMPLLPGFEGEVGGPTGTALRAITHWNYASISRGRNSILNRLIEAGISDPSEYITFHGLRTHSMLNGTLVTELIYVHSKLMIVDDNTVICGSANINDRSMIATRDSEIAVIIQDLEFDEGRMNDIAFPCGKFAGSFRKQLFREHLGLLKNNEDINLTDIIKESFYKDIWCKRSKNNTEIYEEVFHCIPTNKVVNFATLKQYQDEASLNSTDTILAQEMVDNIKGHLVDMPLNFLCNEDLKPAASTVEGIMPTALWT from the exons AGGTGTACCTGATTCTTTGgaattaacaattaatgaaaatggagatgcaataaatattttaaacaatgaagataatatcgaagaaatag aatGTACTGGTATAATACCATTTTCTGCCATACACAATATTCCtacgaaattgaaaaaatacaaacaaaatatttttatacccTGCGAGGAAGTTCATGTAAGAATAATAGATAATGAACGTAGTGTAACTACGCATCCTTTAAAtccaaatttatatactatagaATTTACGCATGGTTCCTTTTCTTGGacaattaaaaagagatacaagcatatacaaaatttgcataatcaattaaaaatctatagaACTAGTTTAAATATACCTTTTCCAACTAAAggacatagagaaagaagaaatagtttAAAATGTTTGGCATATTcaagagaaaagatgaaagacaGAGGTGCTTTACCAAG atttccAAATAAACCAGACGTTTTAGTACCTTATGAACAATTAAATGATAGAATGAAAGTTCTTGAAGATTATCTTggtaatttgattaaaatggatatttataaacatCATCCAGAAAcg atCAACTTTTTGGGATTATCTTATCTATCATTTATCGCTGATTTAGGAATGAAAGGTAAAGAGGGTATAGTACTGAAACGTACCGGTTCAGGAGCTAGAAGTAGATGTAATTTCTGTGGTTTACTCGAAGGCATGTTTTGTGTCAGATGCAATCATTTTTGTGCTTCGATCTGCGGCAAATGGCATTCTCGGCATCTAATTGTTAAAGATACCTTTATAGCATATATAGATCCTAAAGATGGCAAATTGAAATCCGTTATTTTAATGGATAATGCTTTTGGTATTAGTTTTGGAATGTATACAACGGGATTAAGAAATggattacaaataataaatctaagtAGACATATTGTTTTCAAATGTTGGACACGTAGACAAGCTAAAGAATGGATGGAATTTATACAACAAGTTATTAATACAGaag gaaAAGATTTTATACAAACAAATCCACATAATTCCTTTGCTCCGTATCGCTCTTCCATACCGGCAACTTGGTTTGTGGATGGTTGCAATTATATGTCAGCTATAGCTGATGCATTAGAAAATGCCAAAGAGGAAATTTTTATTGCGGATTGGTGGCTCTCTCcagaaatttatatgaaacgtCCACCGATAAATGGAGATTATTGGAGATTAGATGtgattttacaaagaaaagca aTGAAAGGCATTAAAGTATTCATAATGATATACAAAGAGGTGGAAGTCGCATTGGGTATAAATAGTTTCTATAGTAAACAACGACTTGTAGAAAAATGTcctgaaaatattaaagttttGAGACATCCAGATCATGCAAGAGTTGGTGTATTTCTTTGGGCACATCATGAAAAAATTGTAGTAGTCGATCAAAGCATCGCATTTCTTGGTGGTATTGATCTATGTTATGGTAGATGGGACAACAATGAACATAGATTAATTGATTTAG gGTCGGTACAACATTCCAGTATATATATTCcgtcaaaaggaaaaacagtAAATACGAGTAGTAAACGTGTAACAAGATGTAACATTCGTAATCACGTATTACTTCCATTAGCTATTGCAACTAATACAATAGCAATGGCAACTACAAAAACTATACCAGTATT ACCTATTGTAAGTAAgcaattaaaagaagaatatttacCTCAATTGAATgcaaatgaattaattataatgccAACTCCACAAGAATTTGATACTATGAAATGCAATACTCCAGAGccacaaagaaaaaatttatttgacatGGCAATAACAACAGTTGGAAAAGTAaaggataatataaaaataaaacgtaaggAACTTATAAATATGGTATATAATCCTCATGAAGGAAGTGATAGCGAACACGATGAGATTGATAATGCAACTGTTCTAAGACCACTTGGAAGTGGTGAAGAAATTTTAACAAcagatatatttgaaattcctGATACAACTAAACTTTGGCTTGGAAAggattatacaaattttatcgtAAAGGATTTTAATGATTTGGAAAAACCTTATAGAGATTTAGTCGATAGAAGTACTACTCCTAGAATGCCCTGGCACGATGTAGGTGTTTTAATACAAGGATCAGCAGCTAGGGACGTTGCTAGACATTTTATTCAACGTTGGAATgctattaaaatagaaaaagcaaaattaaATCCTTCTTATCCATTTCTATTGCCAAAATCTTATAAAGATTTTAGAAATAATGCTACAATGTTCATTccacaaaataatatacaaaatgtcAAATGTCAAGTATTACGATCAGTTAGTTCATGGTCAGCTGGATTTCTTGATTCAAATGTAAGAGAAGCTAGTATACAAGAAGCATATATTCAAGCAATAAGTAAGgctgaaagatatatatacatagaaaatcaattttttataacacttgcaacaatggaaataaattatgtGAAGAATCGTATTGGTGAgactttattaaaaagaattttacgaGCTCATAGAGAAGGTGCCATTTTTAGAGTATTCATCGTGATGCCTTTATTACCTGGATTCGAGGGTGAAGTTGGTGGTCCAACTGGAACTGCATTACGTGCCATAACACATTGGAATTATGCATCTATATCAAGAGGTAGAAATTctatattaaatcgattaattgaaGCAGGTATATCGGATCCTAGCGAATATATAACATTCCATGGATTAAGAACTCATTCTATGCTCAATGGTACTCTGGTGACTGAACTCATCTATGTTCACAGTAAGCTAATGATTGTAGATGATAATACAGTAATTTGTGGTTCCGctaatataaatgatagaaGTATGATAGCTACTAGAGATAGTGAGATAGCTGTTATTATTCAa gATTTAGAATTCGACGAGGGAAGAATGAACGATATAGCATTTCCTTGTGGCAAATTTGCTGGATCATTCAGAAAGCAATTATTTCGTGAACACTTAGGATTATTGAAAAACAATGAAGATATTAACCTAActgatataattaaagaaagtttctataaagatatatggtgcaagagaagtaaaaataatactgaAATATACGAAGAAGTATTCCATTGCATTCCAACTAACAAAGTTGTTAATTTTGCTACTTTAAAACAGTATCAAGATGAAGCCTCTCTCAATTCTACAGATACAATTTTAGCTCAAGAAATGGTAGATAATATTAAG GGTCATTTGGTTGATATGCCATTGAATTTCTTATGCAACGAAGATCTAAAACCTGCAGCTAGTACAGTTGAAGGAATAATGCCGACAGCTTTATGGActtaa